A single Thiohalobacter thiocyanaticus DNA region contains:
- a CDS encoding class I SAM-dependent methyltransferase, protein MSQSKIKTDEKKQHFDDIYVAETPVPFKERILDALDYISDDFNRRMFDRLILPWVQEKAGRGETVRYVDLCACFGNTTMATVYGMDYEAIRHNWRDTDACRRIEAERRFPAHTTGIDISGNAMAYGQSCGLFDDTVVADLNAPSAEAKQAVDAAMENADVVISTASLVYLETDVIKALIDAFARAPREGYMLVNFLNPFSLDKADETKRLLLERLEFVGSMATRHRRMSPLEQENYPGEEWSLLEIWVLRRRP, encoded by the coding sequence ATGAGCCAGTCGAAGATCAAGACCGACGAGAAGAAACAGCATTTTGACGATATCTACGTTGCCGAGACCCCCGTTCCCTTCAAGGAGCGCATTCTGGATGCGCTGGACTATATCTCGGACGACTTCAACCGCCGGATGTTCGACCGTCTGATCCTGCCCTGGGTGCAGGAAAAGGCCGGCCGCGGCGAGACGGTGCGCTATGTCGACCTGTGCGCCTGCTTCGGCAACACCACCATGGCCACCGTCTACGGCATGGACTACGAGGCCATCCGCCACAACTGGCGTGACACCGACGCCTGCCGGAGGATCGAGGCCGAGCGCCGCTTCCCGGCCCATACCACCGGCATCGACATCTCCGGCAACGCCATGGCCTACGGCCAGAGTTGCGGCCTGTTCGACGACACCGTGGTCGCCGATCTCAACGCCCCTTCCGCCGAGGCGAAACAGGCGGTGGATGCGGCGATGGAAAACGCCGACGTGGTGATCTCCACCGCCTCGCTGGTCTATCTCGAAACCGATGTCATCAAGGCGCTGATCGACGCCTTCGCCCGCGCTCCGCGTGAGGGCTACATGCTGGTCAACTTCCTCAATCCCTTCAGCCTGGACAAGGCGGACGAGACCAAGCGCCTGTTGCTGGAGCGCCTGGAGTTCGTCGGCAGCATGGCCACCCGCCACCGCCGCATGTCGCCGCTGGAGCAGGAGAACTACCCCGGTGAGGAGTGGTCGCTGCTGGAGATCTGGGTCCTGCGTCGCAGGCCCTGA
- the truA gene encoding tRNA pseudouridine(38-40) synthase TruA gives MRIALGIEYDGSAFNGWQRQSHAPSVQAALEQALSKVADHPVSVVCAGRTDTGVHATAQVVHFDTHAGRSMRSWLLGGNSNLPPEVAITWVRPISEDFHARFRATARQYRYLILNRGHRPALLRKRVCWEHRPLDVEAMQAAARPLLGEHDFSAFRALACQARHPVRTLHRLELQRRGDLILLDIEANAFLHHMVRNIAGSLIAVGRGEQPVDWLAGLLAGRDRSRSGITAPAGGLYFVKVAYPSEFALPGEAVLPDIG, from the coding sequence ATGCGCATCGCCCTGGGCATCGAATACGACGGCAGCGCCTTCAACGGCTGGCAGCGCCAGAGCCACGCCCCCAGCGTACAGGCCGCGCTGGAACAGGCCCTGTCGAAGGTGGCGGATCATCCGGTGAGCGTGGTCTGTGCCGGGCGTACCGACACCGGTGTGCATGCCACTGCCCAGGTCGTGCACTTCGATACCCATGCCGGGCGCAGTATGCGCTCCTGGCTGCTGGGCGGTAATTCCAATCTGCCGCCGGAGGTCGCGATCACCTGGGTGCGGCCGATCAGCGAGGATTTCCACGCCCGGTTCAGGGCCACGGCACGCCAGTACCGCTACCTCATCCTCAACCGCGGTCATCGCCCGGCCCTGCTGCGTAAGCGGGTGTGCTGGGAGCATCGTCCATTGGATGTCGAGGCCATGCAGGCCGCCGCCCGTCCGCTGCTGGGCGAGCACGATTTCTCCGCCTTCCGGGCCCTGGCCTGCCAGGCCAGACACCCGGTGCGTACCCTGCACCGGCTGGAGTTGCAGCGCCGGGGCGACCTGATCCTGCTCGACATCGAGGCCAATGCCTTCCTGCACCATATGGTGCGCAACATCGCCGGCAGCCTGATTGCGGTGGGTCGGGGCGAGCAGCCGGTGGACTGGCTGGCCGGACTGCTGGCCGGCCGCGACCGCTCGCGCAGCGGCATCACGGCGCCGGCCGGTGGGTTGTATTTCGTCAAGGTGGCATATCCATCGGAGTTCGCTCTGCCCGGGGAGGCGGTGCTGCCGGACATAGGCTGA
- a CDS encoding phosphoribosylanthranilate isomerase has translation MRVRVKICGITRSDDGVAAAAAGADAIGLVFYERSPRAVDIEQARAVIAALPPFVCKVGLFVDAAAETVRAHLEALPLDLLQFHGDETPEFCDGLGHPYIKALRMHPEMDVAAAMQAWRGAAGILLDAWHPAVPGGSGERFDWARIPPERPRPLILAGGLDAGNVEQAVRSTRPYAVDVSSGVEQDKGIKDPAKIAAFIQGVNRVNTD, from the coding sequence ATGCGCGTGCGCGTTAAAATCTGCGGTATCACCCGGTCCGACGACGGTGTGGCCGCTGCGGCCGCCGGCGCCGATGCCATCGGGCTGGTGTTCTATGAGCGCAGCCCGCGCGCGGTTGACATCGAGCAGGCCCGGGCTGTCATCGCGGCGCTGCCGCCATTCGTGTGCAAGGTGGGGTTGTTCGTGGATGCCGCTGCCGAGACGGTGCGTGCACACCTCGAGGCACTGCCGCTGGACCTGCTGCAGTTCCACGGCGACGAAACGCCGGAGTTCTGTGATGGCCTGGGGCATCCCTACATCAAGGCCCTGCGCATGCACCCGGAGATGGATGTGGCTGCGGCGATGCAGGCCTGGCGCGGGGCCGCCGGCATTCTGCTGGATGCCTGGCACCCGGCCGTGCCGGGCGGCAGCGGCGAGCGCTTCGACTGGGCCCGCATTCCGCCCGAGCGGCCGCGACCGCTGATCCTGGCCGGGGGGCTGGATGCCGGCAATGTGGAGCAGGCCGTGCGCAGCACCCGTCCCTATGCCGTGGATGTCAGCAGCGGCGTGGAGCAGGACAAGGGGATCAAAGATCCGGCGAAGATCGCCGCCTTCATCCAAGGAGTCAACCGTGTCAACACCGACTGA